The window CTACCTCCAGAATGGGGGGCTGATCATCGGAGGAACTTTCCATTTTGTGGAGAGCCTGGATAGTTTCAACAGGGATATGGTGAATGCAAGGCCAACCCATTTCGGTACGGTACCCAGGATCTGGACAAAATTCCAGCAAGGAATCCTGTCAAAAATGCCGCAGCAGAAACTAGACCTGCTATTACGCATTCCATTGGTCAATAACCTGGTTAAAGCAAAGATCAGGAAGGCACTTGGGATCGAAGCGGCGAAACTGATCGTGGTGGGAGCAGCTCCCATGCCGATCCCTTTATTGAATTGGTTCAGCAGGTTAGGGGTAGTGATCAGGGAGGCCTATGGGATGTCTGAGAACACTGGTGCGGTGAGCATCATGCCTGCAACGGAGGTGAAGCAGGGAACGGTGGGAAGGATACATGAGGGTGTGGAATTGAAGTTTGCAGAAGGCACCGGGGAGATCCTTGTCAGGACACCCTGGAATATGCTGGGGTATTATAAGGAACCGGAAATGACCTGCGCGACAATTGATGCAGAAGGTTGGCTGCATACCGGTGATGTAGGGGAGTTCGATGAAGATGGGTTCCTGAAGATCACTGGAAGGGTGAAGGAAATGTATAAGACTTCCAAAGGCGAATACATTGCTCCAGCCCAGATCGAACTGAAGCTATCCGGTAACCAATGTATAGAACAGGTTTGTGTAGTGGGGGATGGATTGCCACAGCCCATGGCCCTGGTTGTTTTATCTGATATCGGGAGGAAAATGGGTCAGGTGGAAGTACAGCAAAGCCTGCAGGCTACCATTGAAGTGGTCAACCCTGTACTGAAACCTTATGAAAGGGTGCAGAAAGTTGTGGTGATGCAGGAAGGGTGGTCCATCGAGAATGGAAAACTCACGCCGACATTGAAGGTGAAGCGGAATATGATCGAAAAGGAATTTGCTGAACGTTTTGAAAGCTGGTACAGGGAAGAGGTTGCTGTGTTGTGGGCATAACAGAATGGTTGACCAATATTTTGTTTGATCAATAATAATTCCAGGATTGTATGTTGAAAGTAGTGGCGCTTGGCCTGCTTTTTATTCATGGATTGATCCATCTCCTCGGATTTGTACAGGCATTTTTCCCTGGGACCTCCGGGAACATCCAACAGCCGATCAGCAAGCCGATGGGCTTGCTTTGGTTGGTTGCAGCCCTACTGCTGATTGGCGCCGGTATCTCCCTGATTTTGCATAAAGCCTATTGGCTGCCCCTGTTGGCCATAGCCATACTGTTGTCGCAATTCCTGGTCTTTCGCTATTGGCCATCGGCCAAATTTGGTAGCCTGCTCAATAGTTCCTTGCTACTGGTGTTGGTCCTGGGATATGGCCGTAGTCGTTTTGATACCATGGTGGAGAAGGATAAGAATGCATTGGTTGGGAATGTCCATAAGGGATCAATGATGGTTCAGCAAAGCGACCTGGATTCCCTTCCGCCCATTGTCGGTGCCTGGCTTATTCGTTCCGGTATTATGGGTAAGCGGTTAAGCTTTGCCGTTAGTATTGAACAGGTAGGCAGGATGCGGACGAAGCCTGATGGAAAATGGATGGATTTCAAGGCCAGCCAGGTATTCAGGGTTGATCAACCTGGTTTTGTCTGGTCTGTTTGGGTGAATGCTCCGTGGGGTCTATGGTTGCAGGGGAGGGACATGCTGAAGGAAGGGAAGGGGGAAATGCTGATCAAGGCATTGTCCATACAGAAGGTCGCTGATGCCCATGGCGCTGAAACGGACCAGGGTTCACTTATGAGGTATCTGGCCGAAATGGTTTGGATTCCACAATCAGCCATCCTGCCTTACATAAAATGGGAAGCTGTGAATGATACAACTGCAAGGGCCATCCTAACAACAGATGGTCACACCGTTACCGGTGATTTTCAGTTCAGCAGGGAAGGGGACTTTCTTTCGTTCAGGGGCAAGCGCTATTACAGCAGGGATAATGGGGCGACACTGGAAGACTGGCTGGTTGAGGTTTCACCTGATGGTTACCGTGAGTTCAATGGGTTGAGGTTGCCGGCAGTGTGCCAGGTTTCCTGGTTGTTGAAAGAAGGGAAATTCCATTGGCTGTCCCTGGAGGTCACTGATCATTTGCAAATAACTAACCTCTCAAAACAATAACTGTTTTCTTTCCTAAATAAAGATTCTCTTGCCTGAAAATGTTTCCCTGAACTCTTTAGGGGTGCAGCCTTTTTTCTTCTTGAAGATGCGGTTGAAATTGGAAATATTGTTAAAGCCGCATTGGTAGGCTATTTCCGAAATGGAATGCGTGGTGTCGATCAACATCCTGGAGGCATGCCCCAGCCTGATATCAGTAAGGCTGTCAATAAAGGTGATGCCTGTTCGCTGTTTAAAGAAACGGCTGAAGGATACTTCGGTCATATTGGCAAGTTTGGCAACCTCGCCCAAAGTGATGGGCTTATGGAAATTCTGGTTGATGTATTCGTAGGTCAATTCAATGCGCCTGCTGTTGAAGGATAAGGTTTCCGGTGCATGGAAGCTGGGGTCGGAAAGGAGCCTTATTTCCCTTGACGTAGAGAGGTCATGGAGGATCGAGAATAGCTCAAGTACAGAATCAAAGCCATGTTTTTGGTTCAGGTTAAGTAGGCGATTGGCCAATTGCCTGGTGGTTTCCTTGGAGAAAAGGATCCCCCTTGAGGACCGTTCCAGCATTGACCTCAGGAAGCTGAGCTGGTTGCGCTTGAGTAGCTTCTCATCAAACAGGTCCTTATGGAATTGGATAGTGACTTCCTTGATCTCCCTGGATGTGCATTTATGGGTGAACCAGGCGTGCTGAAGGTTAGGGCCAACCAGCACCAGTTCCAGTTCTTCGATCTCTTCCATATGGTCACCTATTACCCTTCTGGCGCCCTGTCCATTCATGATAAAATTGAGCTCATACTCTTCATGGTAATGCAATGGGAAGTCAAACTTATCTTTCACCCTAGAGAAAAGCGTAAAGCAATCGCTCTGGGTGAGGGGGGTGATCTCTTTCAGTAGTTTATCGTTCATTCCGGCAAGCATTTATGGTGTGCAAAGGGTTGGATCGGCTAAAAAAGTACCATTTACTGGTCTACTAATAGCATTGATAATCCGTCTATAAATGTAAGAAATTGATTAGTATCGGATAATAAAGTGTTTTACTGATAAAAAAGTACAGGAATCCACTTATTCCTTTCCAGTCGGAGGGCTTGCGGTATATTGTGAAGCTATTGGACTAACGCTATGAGACTATCCCTGCTCGATGTTTTCATAATGATGGCTTACCTGGTGGCCATGCTCCTCGTTGGCTGGCTGTACCGGAAGAAGGCGGGCCAGAATGTGGAGTCTTACCTGATGGGCGGGAAATCCATGCCCTGGTATTGGCTGGGTTTAAGTAATGCCTCTGATATGTTCGATATCAGCGGGACCATGTGGATGGTTACGCTTTGTTTTGTATACGGTTTCAAGAGTGCCTGGATACCCTGGTTATGGCCGGTATTCAACCAGGTTTTCATGATGATGTTTCTCTCCCAGTGGTTGAGGCGTTCCAATGCGAATACCGGTGCGGAATGGTTGGCGTCGAGGTTCGGAAAGACCGGACCCCGGGTAAAAGGTTCCCATATCATCATTGTGGTATTTGCCTTGCTGAGCTGCCTGGGTTTCCTGGCCTATGGATTCATTGGCCTCGGCAAGTTCATGGAGATCTTTATTCCATGGGAGCTGGTTCAGCCCTATTTACCCTTTCAGGTAGCGCCTGAACATGTTCCCCACCTGTATGGTATCATTTGCACCCTGGTGGCCATGCTATACACCATCATGGGTGGTTTGCACAGTATTGTGCTGGGTGATGCGATCAAATATGTCCTGCTGAGTATTGGAAGTTTTGCCATTGCCTTTATTGCCATGAAGGAATTGCAGGGTGGAAAACTGGTGGTGCCCGATGGCTGGACCGATCCCTTTTTCGGCTGGGAACTGGGCTTGAATTGGTCTCCTACACTGCAAGAAGCGCAACAAAAAATACAAGATGACGGCTTTGGCTTGTTTGGGGTGTTTTTCATGATGATGGTTTTCAAGGGTGTCTTTGCCAGTTTAGCGGGACCAGCCCCTAATTACGATATGCAGAAAATCCTGTCCACCAGGTCGCCGGGCGATGCTGCGAAGATGAGTGGGATCATTTCTGTCATCCTGCTGCCTGTACGCTATGCTATGATCATGGGAATAACCGTGCTTGCCCTTTTGCACTATAAGGACCTGGATATAGCTGCTCCGGGTGGGAAGGACTTTGAAAGGCTTTTGCCGGCTGTTATTAACCAATACCTTCCGGCAGGTTTGCTGGGGCTGGTGCT is drawn from Flavihumibacter rivuli and contains these coding sequences:
- a CDS encoding AMP-binding protein, with translation MSISQDYTMLGALYKWERSSPEKIALRQPLNGVYRDHSWRQFALEVRTLAAWLKSTGLPPGSHIGIVSKNCSEWLITDLAIMMAGYISVPFFPTLTADQLRQVMVHSECKLLFVGKLDGWEQMKPGVPEGVKCISFPTYNPDPEHVQWNDILASHSPIEESPLPDLDQLMTVVYTSGTTGNPKGVMLTFGHMARMIKAILPHFGNDIANARFISYLPLCHIAERAYLQNGGLIIGGTFHFVESLDSFNRDMVNARPTHFGTVPRIWTKFQQGILSKMPQQKLDLLLRIPLVNNLVKAKIRKALGIEAAKLIVVGAAPMPIPLLNWFSRLGVVIREAYGMSENTGAVSIMPATEVKQGTVGRIHEGVELKFAEGTGEILVRTPWNMLGYYKEPEMTCATIDAEGWLHTGDVGEFDEDGFLKITGRVKEMYKTSKGEYIAPAQIELKLSGNQCIEQVCVVGDGLPQPMALVVLSDIGRKMGQVEVQQSLQATIEVVNPVLKPYERVQKVVVMQEGWSIENGKLTPTLKVKRNMIEKEFAERFESWYREEVAVLWA
- a CDS encoding DUF6544 family protein, coding for MLKVVALGLLFIHGLIHLLGFVQAFFPGTSGNIQQPISKPMGLLWLVAALLLIGAGISLILHKAYWLPLLAIAILLSQFLVFRYWPSAKFGSLLNSSLLLVLVLGYGRSRFDTMVEKDKNALVGNVHKGSMMVQQSDLDSLPPIVGAWLIRSGIMGKRLSFAVSIEQVGRMRTKPDGKWMDFKASQVFRVDQPGFVWSVWVNAPWGLWLQGRDMLKEGKGEMLIKALSIQKVADAHGAETDQGSLMRYLAEMVWIPQSAILPYIKWEAVNDTTARAILTTDGHTVTGDFQFSREGDFLSFRGKRYYSRDNGATLEDWLVEVSPDGYREFNGLRLPAVCQVSWLLKEGKFHWLSLEVTDHLQITNLSKQ
- a CDS encoding AraC family transcriptional regulator, which gives rise to MNDKLLKEITPLTQSDCFTLFSRVKDKFDFPLHYHEEYELNFIMNGQGARRVIGDHMEEIEELELVLVGPNLQHAWFTHKCTSREIKEVTIQFHKDLFDEKLLKRNQLSFLRSMLERSSRGILFSKETTRQLANRLLNLNQKHGFDSVLELFSILHDLSTSREIRLLSDPSFHAPETLSFNSRRIELTYEYINQNFHKPITLGEVAKLANMTEVSFSRFFKQRTGITFIDSLTDIRLGHASRMLIDTTHSISEIAYQCGFNNISNFNRIFKKKKGCTPKEFRETFSGKRIFI
- a CDS encoding sodium:solute symporter family protein, encoding MRLSLLDVFIMMAYLVAMLLVGWLYRKKAGQNVESYLMGGKSMPWYWLGLSNASDMFDISGTMWMVTLCFVYGFKSAWIPWLWPVFNQVFMMMFLSQWLRRSNANTGAEWLASRFGKTGPRVKGSHIIIVVFALLSCLGFLAYGFIGLGKFMEIFIPWELVQPYLPFQVAPEHVPHLYGIICTLVAMLYTIMGGLHSIVLGDAIKYVLLSIGSFAIAFIAMKELQGGKLVVPDGWTDPFFGWELGLNWSPTLQEAQQKIQDDGFGLFGVFFMMMVFKGVFASLAGPAPNYDMQKILSTRSPGDAAKMSGIISVILLPVRYAMIMGITVLALLHYKDLDIAAPGGKDFERLLPAVINQYLPAGLLGLVLTGLLGAFMGTFSGTLNAAQAYITNDIYLKYINPRASDRSALLVNYMGGTTMVVIGIILGVFARDVNSVVQWIVAALYGGYIAANLLKWYWWRFNASGFYWGMLTGILASLVFPYFTKGLPLFYWPWLFLLSLAGSIAGTFKAPPVQQEVLKHFYKTVRPWGWWKPIHEQVVAEDPGFVGNKRMGLDLFNVLIGIIGQTCLTLLPMYLVLWMEFPLLLTVFILLLAVVILKFTWWNKLEEW